AATTGCTGATTTACATCAAATAAGAGGAAGAGTTGGAAGGGGAAAACACGAAGGTTATGCTTACTTTTTAGTTAAGAATAAAAAAGAGTTGAGTGAAGATGCAAAAAAAAGATTACTTGCACTTGAAGAGAATTCATTTCTTGGAAGTGGTCAGGTTTTAGCGATGAAAGATTTAGAAATTAGAGGGGGTGGTAATTTACTTGGGGCTGAACAATCTGGTCAGATTAAAGGTATTGGATATTCTATGTATTTAAAACTTCTTGAAGATACTTTAAAAGAGATGCTTGGAAAAAAAGAAGAAAAAGAGGATGTAGAGGTAAAATTAAATATTAATGCCTATATAAGTAATGAATTGATAAAAGAAGATAGATTAAGACTGGATTTATATAAAAGACTTGCTAAGTGTGAGAATTTAAAAGAAGTTTATGAAATTGAAAAAGAGATTGTTGATAGATTTGGGAAAATAGATACTCCTACTCAAAACTTTATTGAAAAAATTAAAATAAAAGTTTTAGCAAAAGAAAAAGGCATAAAATCAATTTCAAATTATGGACAAAATATCTCAATTATTTTTAATAATGATAAAAAAGAGTTAATAAAAGCTGAGGCAAAAGATGATGCAATAATTCTTGAAACTATACTAAAAAATATGAGTTCAATTTAATAAACAGATGTTTAAAATTTCTCAATAAGAGAGCAAATTTTTTAACGTTTCGCAAAAGCTAAAAAGCATTATCTCACTTTGTTCAAACAGAATGCTTTTTTTAAGGCTTTTGCTACACTAAAATTTGCAATTATTTCGTCATTTTAAACATTTATTTTTTGTTTTTTATATAATTTACATTAAAAAAATTAAAGACTTAATTTGATATAATTGCAATTCTTGGAGAGGTGGCCGAGTGGTTTAAGGCGCACGCCTGGAACGCGTGTGTGGGGCGACCCACCGCGGGTTCGAATCCCGCCCTCTCCGCCAAAGGGAAATGATGAAGTTTTTATTTTTAGGAACATCTGCTGGAAGGCCTACAAAAACAAGAAATGTATCAGGATTGGTAGTTGAATTTGAAAATGATAATGGTTGGTATCTTTTTGATTGTGGAGAAGCCACTCAGCATCAGATTTTAAAAACTACATATTCACTTAATAAGTTAAAATCTATTTTTATTACTCATTTACATGGAGACCATTGTTATGGATTGTTTGGTCTTATTACAACAAAAATGATGGAAAAAAGTTCTTCTCCTTTAAAAATATATGCGCCAAGAGGTTTAAAAGAGATGATAGAAAGTTGTGTAGATATTAGATTTGAGCATTTAGGATATGAAATAGAATTTATTGAAATTTTTGGTGGATTTGAAGAAGAATTTGATAAATTTTCAATAAAAGTATTACCTTTAATTCATTCAATAGAGAGTTATGCTTATTTTATAAAACAAAAAGATAAATTTAATCTAAATAAAGAATTGTTACAAAAAGATGGTTTAGCACCTTCAAACTATTATAAAGATTTAAAAGAAGGAAAAGAGGTTATTGTAAATGGAGTTATATATAAACCTGAGAAGTATTTAATAAAAAAAGAAGGCAAAAAAGTTATTATTGCAGGTGACAATGCTGAACCTGATATTTTAGTAAAGTATTTAAATAATCTTGATTTATTAATCCATGAAGCTACATATACTCAGGAGGTTTTTGATAATTTAGAAATTAAATATCTTCATACAACTGCAAAAAATTTAGGAGAAGTCGCTAAGAGATATAATGTTAAAAATTTAATTGCTACTCATATTTCACCAAGATATGAGGGATATGAAATTTTAGAAGAAATTAAAAAATTTTATAACGGAAATGTATTTGTAGCAAATGATTTTGATATGTTTTTATTAAAAGATTACCTCATTTATCTTTAATTTTTAAAATTTCAACATCACTTCCAAAAACTTCTCTTACTTTTTGAATTATATGTTCAGATTTGTCTTCAATTTTTGTTGGTTGTGAATTTTTAGGTTTTTGGGTTTGCTTTATTTGAGGGCATCTTTTAACTTCTATTTTAGTCCCAATTCCAAATATTTCATTAATTAAAGGTCTAATTACAGCGGAGAAAAATCTCTTAAACATCTCTTTACAATTTTCATCTGGACAACTCTCCCAAGTTAAAACATTATTTTCAAAAGATATAAATTTAAGGCTTGTTTCAAAACAAATTCCTAAGTCTTCATCTACTTCTTTTATTTTTTTAATTAATTTTTTAAATAATTCTTCTGGATTTGGCTTTTGAATATCAACTTTTTTTATTTGATAAGAATTTATATTTATGCTTTGTTCAAAACTTTTTATTAAATCATCAATTTTATGAGGTTTTATAGCTTCTATCATTCTAAAAAACATAAGTGATAAGATAAATTCGTTATCATTCTGATATTTAATAAGCTCTTTTGTATCACTTATAATATTAAAAAATCTTTGCATTGTAATAAGTGGTAAATTTCCATAAAACATTGCTTCTTTTAAATAAAGAATTATTTCATCAATAATTGATTCAATATCATAATCTTTTATCTGTTTTATAATTTCAATTATCTCTTTTTTATCTCCATCAAAAATTAATTTAAAAATTTTTGAGATGATTTCAGGGTTTATAACCCCAAGCATTTCTACAACTTTATCAAGAGTAATATTATAATTACTATATGCAATTGCTTGGTCAAGCAAAGTTAAAGAATCTCTTACACTTCCTTTTGCACTTTTTACAATAAGTCTTAAAGCTTCATCTTCAAATTTTACATTTTCTTTTATTAATACTTTTTGTAAAAAACTCTCAATCTCTTTTTCAGGAATTTTGTTAAATCTAAAATGTTGAACTCTACTAAGAATTGTTGCAGGAAGTTTTAGAGGGTCAGTTGTTGCCATAATAAATTTTACATATTCAGGTGGTTCTTCAAGAGTTTTAAGTAAAGCATTAAATGCTTCATTTGTTAACATATGAACTTCATCAATTATAAATATTTTAAATCTGCTAATTGATGGTTTATACTTAGTATGTTCTATAAGTTCTCTAATATCTTCAATTTTTCTATTGCTTGCAGCGTCCATTTCTATAATATCAATATGTCTATTTTCATTTGCTAATTTACAACTTTCACACTCTTCACACGGAGATGATGAAATTCCTTTTTCACATTGTAAGGCTTTTGAAAATATTCTTGCTGTTGTAGTTTTACCACTTCCTCTAAGGCCTGAGAAAAGATATGCATTTGCAATTCTATTAGAATTAAGAGAGTTTATTAATGTTTGTATAATAGCATCTTGTCCAATAATTTCTTCGAATTTTTTAGGTCTATATTTTAAAGCTAATACCAAAAAAAGCCTTTTTTATAATTATATCAAGAATTATATTTTTTAAGGAGAGCTTCATTTAATTCAAAAGCAATTTTTTCTTTTAAATCGTTTAATGTTCCTTGAAAGTCTTCAGGAGTTATTTGATAGTCAATTATGTTTTGTGATTTTAAAAATTTTTCTATTTCCATGAATGAAGAAGCATATAAAAACTTTTTTATTAATAATTTTAATTCTTCATTTTCAATGTTTTCTATGAGCCGTTTTAGATATTTTTGTTCTTTTCTATTATTTGCTATTTTAGAAAAAAAACTTGTTATTTTCACATTAAACATTATTTCCTTTCATTTATTTCAGGTTAAAAAAAATTATATCAAATAAATTTAATATTTGTAAAAATAATATTAATTCTTTTGTTACAAATATTTTACTTTAATATCGGAGTAAAAAAAATATTATAAAGTTAAATTGTAGTGTCTGAGTATAATTATTTAATAAAATGGTAGTGAGGGGGAGACTTGAACTCCCGACCTCCGGCTTATGAGACCGGCGCTCTAGCCAGCTGAGCTACCCCACCGTCTGCGGACTGAAATAATAATAAAATTTTTGTTAAATGTCAAGAATTAAGTTACTGGGCACTGACCTAAAAGGGAACAAAAGTTGCTTCATAGTAAAAAAAGGTTTTTAAATGAAAAGACGAACTTATAAAAGGATGACAAAAGAAGAAATAGAATTAATTTTTAAACTTTATGAAGAGAAAATGGAATTAAGGAAGATAGCAAGAGTATTAGGAAGAAGTTTATCTTCAATACAATATCAGTTGAGAAAAAAAAATGAAAATGTATAAAGAATTATATAACGAATTTTTAGCAATATTAAAAAAAACTCCAATAGTATTTTCATATCTTTGTTTAGACGAATTATATACTTTTTATCGTAAAAAGGATAACAGGGTATATGTATGGAGTGCAGTAGGAGTTACAAAAACAGGAAGAAAATTTTATTTTTATTTTTTATCAAAAAAGAAAAATATTGATAGTTTATTATCATTTAATTTTGATTTACCAAAAGTAGAAAAATATTATACAGATGGACATTTTGCATATTCGAATGTATATGGGGATAAAGCAAGTCAAAAAAAATCAAAATATACAAATTTAGTTGAGAACTTAAATTCTCAAATGAGAGATAAAATCTCATATCTTGTTAGAAAAACTAAAGCTCATGCTAAGTCTTTTGATTGGTTAGATAATAGACTTGCTATGTTTTTCTTTAATCTTAATTTAAAAGGTAATAAATAATGTTTTAGGTCAGTGCCAGTTACTGTGTGTAACAGCAAATAGCTATATTAAATCTATATTGAAAAAGTATCATTGAAAATGCTATAATGATTAAAATTAAATTAAAGGAGTAGAAATGAAACTATTAAAAGGAATTTTAAGTACAGCACTTATTGTAAGTTTAAGTGTAGCAGCAGATTATGTAATAAAATTTTCACATGTAGTATCACCAAATACACCAAAAGGTAAGGCAGCTGATTATTTTGCAAAAAGAGTTGAAGAGTTAAGTAAAGGTAAAATTAAAGTAGAAGTTTATCCAAATGCTCAGCTTGGAAAAGATAAAGTAATTCTGGCACTGACCTAAAAGGGAACAAAAGTTGCTTCATAGTAAAAAAAGGTTTTT
This Caminibacter mediatlanticus TB-2 DNA region includes the following protein-coding sequences:
- a CDS encoding IS1 family transposase, with the protein product MYKELYNEFLAILKKTPIVFSYLCLDELYTFYRKKDNRVYVWSAVGVTKTGRKFYFYFLSKKKNIDSLLSFNFDLPKVEKYYTDGHFAYSNVYGDKASQKKSKYTNLVENLNSQMRDKISYLVRKTKAHAKSFDWLDNRLAMFFFNLNLKGNK
- a CDS encoding DNA polymerase III subunit gamma/tau; this translates as MVLALKYRPKKFEEIIGQDAIIQTLINSLNSNRIANAYLFSGLRGSGKTTTARIFSKALQCEKGISSSPCEECESCKLANENRHIDIIEMDAASNRKIEDIRELIEHTKYKPSISRFKIFIIDEVHMLTNEAFNALLKTLEEPPEYVKFIMATTDPLKLPATILSRVQHFRFNKIPEKEIESFLQKVLIKENVKFEDEALRLIVKSAKGSVRDSLTLLDQAIAYSNYNITLDKVVEMLGVINPEIISKIFKLIFDGDKKEIIEIIKQIKDYDIESIIDEIILYLKEAMFYGNLPLITMQRFFNIISDTKELIKYQNDNEFILSLMFFRMIEAIKPHKIDDLIKSFEQSININSYQIKKVDIQKPNPEELFKKLIKKIKEVDEDLGICFETSLKFISFENNVLTWESCPDENCKEMFKRFFSAVIRPLINEIFGIGTKIEVKRCPQIKQTQKPKNSQPTKIEDKSEHIIQKVREVFGSDVEILKIKDK
- a CDS encoding ribonuclease Z; translation: MKFLFLGTSAGRPTKTRNVSGLVVEFENDNGWYLFDCGEATQHQILKTTYSLNKLKSIFITHLHGDHCYGLFGLITTKMMEKSSSPLKIYAPRGLKEMIESCVDIRFEHLGYEIEFIEIFGGFEEEFDKFSIKVLPLIHSIESYAYFIKQKDKFNLNKELLQKDGLAPSNYYKDLKEGKEVIVNGVIYKPEKYLIKKEGKKVIIAGDNAEPDILVKYLNNLDLLIHEATYTQEVFDNLEIKYLHTTAKNLGEVAKRYNVKNLIATHISPRYEGYEILEEIKKFYNGNVFVANDFDMFLLKDYLIYL
- a CDS encoding helix-turn-helix domain-containing protein, translated to MKRRTYKRMTKEEIELIFKLYEEKMELRKIARVLGRSLSSIQYQLRKKNENV